A window of Streptomyces broussonetiae genomic DNA:
CTCGGCGACCGCCCGGACTGCGGCGGCCTGCTCGGCCAGGCTCTCCTCGTCTGGGGCGTGCACGGTCAGGTAGAAGGCGACGTGGAAGAGCTTTCCTTCGCCCCGGGCGATGCGATAGGCGAGATCGGCGGCATCTGCGGCGGCGGCCTCCACCTCGGGATCGTCCAGGTGGCCCTTGTCGAAGCCGGCGCGGCGGCCGGACTCCAGGCGCGCGCGCTGTTTCTTCAGCCCGGCAGCGGCGACGGCGTTGGGTACGGGCTCGATGTGCAGGGCGATGTCCAGGTGGCCGGGGAAGTTCAGCAGCGGGGCGAGCCAGCCGGGGGTGACCTCGGCCGGGTAGCCGGTGACCACCAGTGTGGTGGCCACGTGCGCGCCGATGGCCAGGGCCCGCGCGCGCACCTCAATTGCCTCGGGACCCGCCACATCCAGCAGGTGGGCGCCGTCAACCATCGGCGCCCCGGCAGCAATGTTCCGGGTACGGATGCGAAGCCGGGTCATACAAGCTCACCTTCCGATCCGCCCTCGGGCGGGGTGGGGGTATCGGGGTTGCAGGCGGCACGGACCAACTTGGCGCTTTGCTCGGCGTCCAGCGGCGTGACGGTGATCTCCGCGGCGGTCAACGCGTGGGCAGCCTCAGCCACGCGCTGACGGACCCGCCCTTCGCCCGCGTGACGTCGCGTGCCCGGTGCCGTGGCTTCTTCGCGGGTGACCAGCACGATCTGCCGGCCGAGCAGGTTGCCGCCGGTGGCGAGGTCGGCGAGGAAGTCGGCGTGTGCGCGGGCGGCGCGTTCCAGCGCGGGGTGCGGGAGCGCGGCGGCGTCGTGCTGCAGGGTGTCGGAGAGTGGGGTGAGGTCGATGCGTTGGCAGCGCACCAGCAGCTGGGTGGGCCCGGTCAGGGAGTTGAGCCAGCGTGCGAACGCGGCGGTCAGGCTCTGCTGCTCGGCCGCCGAGCGCAGTTCGAAGTTGACCGTGGAGCACGAGGCCAGGGCCGCCTTGCCCTCAAGGTGCAGGTCGAGCACTCCTTCAGCGGTGATGCCGCCATGGGGCATGCGCATCGCGGCCGGAGACGGACCTGCGGCTGCGGCCCAGCGGCCAGGAACGACGGTTGGTAGGGGTGGTACTCCTTCGGGGGCGTGTACTTGGCGTTTCGGGGCGCGGGCGTGGGCGAGCGCGCAGAGCAGGAAGCGGTCGAGACCGATTCCCTCTCGGCGGCCGACTGCGAGGGCGGCTACTGCCCCAGCGATCGGGATGACGAGGACCACGTATGCGAGCGGCGTCATGAAGGGGCGTGTGGCCCACCAGCCGCCGTACAGCACGAGAGCCGCGACAGTGAGGATGGCCGTCTGCCGGGCGGTGAAAGGCCCCAGAAGGCGGTCGGGGCGGGAGATGTCGGCGGGAATGCGGGTGGTGGTGTACGGGGCGTGTGCCGCCTCATCGGATGGATGCATGCGGGTTACCTCCGTGGTGGTTCGAGGGGCAGGCGCAGCTGCATCGGGTGCGGCGGCCGCACGCGGACGCGGCGGGCAGGAACAGGTAGGGCCAGTTGGCGCCCTTGGGCCGCGCGGGCCGGCCGAACCGCCGGCGGTGGCGCGGGAACGGTGCGGGCCACTGGCGCAGACGCAGCGGGCGCAGTGCGGGCCGCGGGGGTCGGTGCCGGGGCGCGCTCGGCGTGGATCGGCAGCCACAGCTGGGTGGGCCTCGGCGGTCGAGTGGGGGTGCGCGGGGCGGCGACGGGCAGGGCTAGTTGTCGGGTCTGGCGAGCCTGGGCGGGGTGGAGCACCGTGCGGGGACCTCTCGGTGTACGGACGGCAGAAGCCGCCCTGGGACCGCGGCGCTGGGGAGCCCGGCCCGGTCGGGGAACGGCGCCAGGAGCGACGGCTGCGGCGGGGACCGGATGCGCACCTGCGCCGCCGGCGCGGGCCGTGCCGGTCCCGGCTGGTGCACCGGGGGAGGAGTGACCCGATGCTCCCCGGTGGCCAACGGGACGGGAGAGGACCGTACGGCTACGGTCCAGCAGGGCCCTGCCCCGGCCTCGCATATCTCCGTGCCCGGATCCCGCGGCGGGCGGTCGGCTCCCACGGGGCCCGCCCCTGCCCCGTCCCGGACGGCCACCTCCGCCACCTCCGGGTCTGCCACGGCCAAGAGGAGATCCGGCGCCCCCACCACCGCCGGGACGGCGACGCAGCAGGTTCATGCCCGGCAGGTAGTGGTC
This region includes:
- a CDS encoding PrgI family protein, translated to MHPSDEAAHAPYTTTRIPADISRPDRLLGPFTARQTAILTVAALVLYGGWWATRPFMTPLAYVVLVIPIAGAVAALAVGRREGIGLDRFLLCALAHARAPKRQVHAPEGVPPLPTVVPGRWAAAAGPSPAAMRMPHGGITAEGVLDLHLEGKAALASCSTVNFELRSAAEQQSLTAAFARWLNSLTGPTQLLVRCQRIDLTPLSDTLQHDAAALPHPALERAARAHADFLADLATGGNLLGRQIVLVTREEATAPGTRRHAGEGRVRQRVAEAAHALTAAEITVTPLDAEQSAKLVRAACNPDTPTPPEGGSEGELV